One Haloterrigena salifodinae DNA window includes the following coding sequences:
- a CDS encoding ABC transporter permease: protein MSTETQTGRRSNADLERNQRDREPTRERDRDPRRWLAQASAFTRRSLQEVRNSWLLLGWVIVFPSVMYLFFVAQGTDGPATADAIISIGIGVMGALFVCLYLFGDQLAGDLEDRRYAAYRSMPLSPAADLAGRMAAGLVLATAAFAATILAGVATGAEYGLRGPESIPIIVVAGLLTWVFWMVVAIPIVLAADNESVAEWVSSLVAVAAFVLTGFNGALPAQSPIEGELLNYLPNALPTRLLVYHLVPAENWTELGAAPPAMPTGLEFVALLAGYAIVALVAGTVLLNRYAYDRGWWP, encoded by the coding sequence ATGTCAACAGAGACACAAACCGGCCGCCGATCCAACGCCGACCTCGAGCGGAATCAACGGGACCGAGAACCCACACGAGAACGGGATCGAGACCCGCGACGCTGGCTCGCACAGGCGAGTGCGTTCACCAGACGGAGCCTTCAAGAGGTGCGCAACAGCTGGCTGCTGCTGGGGTGGGTGATCGTGTTTCCGTCGGTCATGTACCTCTTCTTCGTCGCGCAGGGAACGGACGGGCCGGCGACGGCCGACGCGATCATCTCGATCGGAATCGGCGTGATGGGCGCGCTCTTCGTCTGCCTCTACCTCTTCGGCGACCAGCTCGCGGGCGACCTCGAGGACCGGCGGTACGCGGCCTACCGGTCGATGCCGCTCTCGCCCGCGGCCGATCTGGCTGGGCGGATGGCCGCCGGCCTCGTCCTCGCGACGGCGGCGTTCGCGGCGACGATCCTCGCGGGGGTGGCGACCGGCGCCGAGTACGGCCTCCGCGGGCCCGAGTCGATTCCGATTATCGTCGTCGCTGGACTGCTGACCTGGGTCTTCTGGATGGTCGTCGCGATCCCGATCGTGCTGGCCGCGGACAACGAGTCCGTCGCCGAGTGGGTCAGCTCGCTGGTCGCGGTCGCCGCGTTCGTCCTCACCGGCTTCAACGGCGCGCTGCCCGCCCAGTCGCCCATCGAGGGCGAACTGCTGAACTACCTCCCGAACGCCCTGCCGACGCGGCTGCTGGTCTACCACCTCGTCCCCGCCGAGAACTGGACGGAACTCGGCGCCGCGCCCCCGGCGATGCCGACCGGTCTCGAGTTCGTCGCGCTGCTGGCCGGCTACGCGATCGTCGCGCTGGTCGCCGGAACGGTCCTGTTGAACCGGTACGCCTACGACCGGGGGTGGTGGCCGTGA
- a CDS encoding ABC transporter ATP-binding protein, translating into MSDAVVTASGVRKSFDEEGVLEDVDLTVRDGELLVLMGPNGVGKSVLLSCLAGSDRPTEGSVSVFGEPATARADTTSFLLQDALCHEKLTGRENVAFYDRLHPEFTDAWRDYADRLGIAEDLERPVENYSGGMVRKLELSIAASIDVPIYLFDEPTAALDLPTVQTVHDLFREKRAAGKTLVVASHRPMDADIADRVAFLADGEIATVGTPDELLASLPPILETGTAHTGALTDAIHGDPYAVAGNVRGFLPADGDDPDPAVDDVAAATGIDPDDLAVAEPTYTDLFNYYTNTGPDERPTHNR; encoded by the coding sequence GTGAGCGACGCCGTCGTCACCGCCAGCGGGGTCCGGAAATCCTTCGACGAGGAGGGCGTCCTCGAGGACGTCGATCTCACCGTCAGGGACGGCGAGCTACTGGTCCTGATGGGACCCAACGGCGTCGGCAAATCGGTGTTGCTCTCCTGTCTGGCCGGCAGCGACCGCCCGACCGAGGGCAGCGTGTCCGTCTTCGGCGAGCCGGCCACCGCACGCGCGGACACGACGAGTTTCCTCCTGCAGGACGCGCTCTGCCACGAGAAGCTTACCGGCCGGGAGAACGTCGCGTTCTACGACCGGCTCCACCCTGAGTTCACTGACGCGTGGCGCGACTACGCCGACCGGCTCGGGATCGCCGAGGACCTCGAGCGGCCCGTCGAGAACTACTCCGGCGGGATGGTGCGCAAGCTCGAGCTCTCGATCGCGGCGAGCATCGACGTCCCGATCTACCTCTTCGACGAACCGACCGCGGCGCTGGACCTGCCGACGGTCCAGACGGTTCACGACCTGTTCCGCGAGAAACGGGCCGCGGGGAAGACGCTCGTCGTCGCCAGCCACCGCCCGATGGACGCCGACATCGCCGACCGGGTCGCCTTCCTCGCGGACGGCGAAATCGCTACCGTCGGGACGCCGGACGAGCTGTTAGCGTCGCTCCCGCCGATCCTCGAGACCGGGACCGCCCACACGGGCGCGCTGACCGACGCAATCCACGGGGATCCTTACGCGGTCGCGGGCAACGTCCGGGGGTTCCTGCCGGCCGACGGCGACGACCCCGATCCCGCCGTCGACGACGTCGCGGCCGCGACCGGCATCGACCCGGACGATCTCGCCGTCGCTGAGCCGACGTACACCGACCTGTTTAACTACTACACGAACACTGGTCCGGACGAACGCCCGACTCACAACCGATGA
- a CDS encoding 5-formyltetrahydrofolate cyclo-ligase, whose translation MDDSDTADAADGVDKETIRECVWDDLEESGEARFPFPPHGRIPNFAGADDAAERLAEQPEWRDATTIKANPDAPQLPVRRAALRAGKTVYMAVPRLADEKCFLKLDPDELSDYDAATTVSGSSEHGEQVGPDAVEEIDLIVSGSVAVTENGGRIGKGEGYSDLEYAILRGLGLVDESTAVATTVHERQLVDDTVAIGDHDVSMDLVVTPERTIRPESRAQPSGIDWDLLDEERLEEIPVLRRLQSS comes from the coding sequence ATGGACGATTCAGACACCGCCGACGCCGCCGACGGCGTCGACAAGGAGACGATCCGCGAGTGCGTCTGGGACGACCTCGAGGAGAGCGGCGAGGCGCGGTTCCCCTTCCCGCCCCACGGCCGGATTCCGAACTTCGCGGGTGCGGACGACGCCGCCGAACGACTAGCCGAACAGCCGGAGTGGCGCGACGCGACGACGATCAAGGCCAATCCCGACGCGCCCCAGTTGCCCGTCCGGCGGGCGGCGTTGCGCGCGGGGAAGACCGTCTACATGGCCGTTCCGCGACTCGCCGACGAAAAATGCTTCCTGAAACTCGACCCCGACGAACTCTCCGACTACGACGCGGCGACGACGGTTTCGGGCTCCTCGGAACACGGCGAGCAGGTCGGCCCCGACGCAGTCGAGGAGATCGATCTGATCGTCTCCGGGAGCGTGGCAGTCACTGAGAACGGGGGTCGGATCGGGAAAGGAGAGGGTTACAGCGACCTCGAGTACGCTATCCTGCGCGGCCTCGGCCTCGTCGACGAGTCGACGGCGGTCGCGACGACGGTCCACGAGCGGCAACTCGTCGACGACACCGTCGCGATCGGCGACCACGACGTCTCGATGGACCTCGTCGTCACTCCCGAGCGGACGATCCGTCCCGAAAGCCGCGCGCAGCCGTCCGGAATCGACTGGGATCTGCTCGACGAGGAACGTCTCGAGGAGATTCCGGTCCTCCGGCGGTTGCAGTCGTCGTAA
- a CDS encoding zinc-binding dehydrogenase → MQAVKITEHGDTDVIEYGEYSDPDVDRDEVLVDIKAAALNHLDIWTRRGMPGIDLEMPHVPGSDAAGVVEEVGPDVTRFEEGDRVAVSAGVGDLRMDDPTLDPRFHIIGEHVQGVHSEYAAVPEDNLIPVPEDVDWAVAGSSCLVFQTAWRMLIDRAELQAGEKVLVLGASGGVGHAALQIADYAGAEVYATGSTEEKLDYAREHGADHVCNYEDEDFADWVLSETDGRGVDVVVEHVGAPTWQNSLKSLTKGGRLVTCGGTGGGNPETDIPRIFWEQLQIIGSTMATPDQVDEVMDLVWDGTFEPAIREELPMSETPRAHEIIENREGFGKVVVRPDSEL, encoded by the coding sequence ATGCAGGCAGTCAAGATCACCGAACACGGCGACACGGACGTCATCGAGTACGGGGAGTACTCCGATCCGGACGTCGACCGCGACGAGGTACTGGTCGACATCAAGGCGGCTGCGCTCAACCACCTGGATATCTGGACGCGGCGGGGGATGCCGGGGATCGACCTCGAGATGCCCCACGTTCCGGGCAGCGACGCCGCCGGCGTCGTCGAGGAGGTCGGCCCGGACGTCACCCGCTTCGAGGAAGGCGACCGCGTCGCGGTCTCCGCCGGCGTCGGCGACCTGCGGATGGACGATCCGACGCTCGATCCCCGATTCCACATCATCGGCGAGCACGTCCAGGGCGTCCACTCCGAGTACGCCGCCGTTCCCGAGGACAACCTGATTCCGGTCCCCGAGGACGTCGACTGGGCGGTCGCCGGCTCGAGCTGTCTGGTGTTCCAGACCGCCTGGCGGATGCTGATCGACCGTGCGGAGCTCCAGGCCGGCGAGAAGGTGCTCGTGCTGGGCGCCAGCGGTGGGGTCGGCCACGCCGCGCTCCAGATCGCCGACTACGCGGGCGCGGAGGTCTACGCGACCGGCAGCACCGAGGAGAAACTCGACTACGCCCGCGAGCACGGTGCCGACCACGTCTGTAACTACGAGGACGAGGACTTCGCTGACTGGGTGCTCTCGGAGACCGACGGCCGCGGCGTCGACGTCGTCGTCGAACACGTCGGCGCGCCCACCTGGCAGAACTCGCTGAAGAGCCTCACCAAGGGCGGTCGGCTGGTCACCTGCGGCGGCACCGGCGGTGGGAATCCCGAGACCGACATTCCGCGGATCTTCTGGGAGCAACTCCAGATCATCGGCTCGACGATGGCGACGCCCGATCAGGTCGACGAAGTGATGGACCTCGTCTGGGACGGTACCTTCGAGCCCGCGATCCGCGAGGAGTTGCCGATGAGTGAGACGCCCCGCGCCCACGAGATCATCGAGAACCGCGAAGGGTTCGGCAAGGTCGTCGTCCGTCCCGACAGCGAACTCTAG
- a CDS encoding DUF7853 family protein, with amino-acid sequence MSSQPPETETHEVTLSRDEQWVVHAILADYIDDAIDSDETPPAWAVELLEAVESGDNTEVLTGFQTRRLAEAMGDYLEREGIPDQDRVHGSDVADRLEAHLESHGTA; translated from the coding sequence ATGAGTTCCCAACCACCGGAAACCGAGACGCACGAAGTCACGCTCTCCAGAGACGAGCAATGGGTCGTTCACGCCATCCTCGCGGACTATATCGACGACGCTATCGATTCCGACGAGACCCCGCCGGCGTGGGCGGTCGAACTGCTCGAGGCCGTCGAGTCCGGAGACAACACGGAGGTACTCACCGGATTCCAGACCCGACGACTCGCCGAGGCGATGGGTGACTATCTCGAGCGCGAAGGGATTCCGGACCAGGACCGCGTCCACGGATCGGACGTCGCCGACCGACTCGAGGCCCACCTCGAGTCCCACGGGACGGCGTAG
- a CDS encoding M24 family metallopeptidase — translation MTLQDILDIDRRTYLKMASGAVSIPALSSAVGARSDDASDVTQSRQEKFDRLDAYLDENGLEAVWFADSDSYAWLTGRSNVIDRSSATGVAAVGYDGADLTIVVDNDERALVREERFDGGGSDDCHLTPALPDVTIETFPWYATSLGDAVAERSPTPAAADFDVPGLESLDASPLRQPLTAGDIERYRTLGAETAAAVEGVCRNAESGDTEQQLANALGCALDRYGIDHPVVLVAGGARARKYRHPVPRDVELGEFVVVSVVGRRLGEYASCTRTVAFDPPEWLEERHRIATRIDATALASTRAAARSDGTADDVFRAIQAGYGEAGLPTEWQEHHQGGAAGYASREWVATPGLQTSVTAPMAYAWNPTVKGAKSEGTVLVTDDAIEPLTTTGEWPTLEAASYVDDATVTRPAVLYKNS, via the coding sequence ATGACACTGCAAGATATCCTCGACATCGATAGGCGAACATATCTCAAGATGGCCAGCGGTGCCGTATCGATTCCCGCGCTGAGTAGCGCAGTGGGCGCACGGAGCGACGACGCCTCGGACGTCACCCAGTCTCGTCAGGAAAAGTTCGACCGGCTGGACGCGTATCTCGACGAGAACGGGCTCGAGGCCGTCTGGTTCGCGGATTCGGACTCGTACGCGTGGCTCACCGGCCGAAGCAACGTCATCGACCGGAGTTCGGCAACCGGCGTCGCCGCCGTCGGCTACGACGGGGCGGACCTCACGATCGTCGTCGACAACGACGAACGCGCGCTCGTCCGGGAAGAGCGGTTCGACGGCGGCGGTTCGGACGACTGCCACCTGACGCCGGCACTTCCCGACGTGACGATCGAGACGTTCCCGTGGTACGCGACGTCGCTCGGCGACGCCGTCGCAGAACGGTCGCCGACGCCCGCAGCCGCGGACTTCGACGTACCCGGTCTCGAGTCGCTAGATGCGAGCCCGCTCCGACAGCCGCTCACGGCCGGCGATATCGAACGGTACCGAACACTGGGCGCCGAAACGGCCGCCGCGGTCGAGGGCGTCTGTCGAAACGCCGAGTCGGGCGACACCGAGCAACAGCTCGCGAACGCACTGGGCTGTGCGCTCGATCGATACGGGATCGATCATCCGGTCGTACTCGTGGCGGGCGGAGCGCGGGCGCGGAAGTATCGCCATCCCGTCCCGCGGGACGTCGAACTCGGCGAGTTCGTCGTCGTCTCCGTCGTCGGCCGACGGCTCGGGGAGTACGCCAGTTGTACGCGCACGGTCGCCTTCGACCCGCCGGAGTGGCTTGAAGAACGACATCGAATCGCGACGCGCATCGACGCGACCGCGCTGGCCTCGACACGGGCGGCCGCGCGGTCGGACGGAACGGCCGACGACGTCTTCCGGGCGATTCAGGCCGGGTACGGAGAAGCGGGCCTTCCGACCGAGTGGCAGGAACACCACCAGGGTGGCGCGGCCGGGTACGCGAGCCGAGAGTGGGTCGCGACGCCGGGGCTGCAGACGAGCGTCACGGCACCGATGGCGTACGCGTGGAATCCGACCGTGAAAGGGGCGAAGAGCGAAGGGACGGTCCTGGTGACCGACGACGCGATCGAACCGCTCACGACGACCGGGGAGTGGCCGACCCTCGAGGCGGCGTCGTACGTGGACGACGCGACCGTCACGCGGCCCGCCGTCCTGTACAAGAACTCGTAG
- a CDS encoding winged helix-turn-helix domain-containing protein codes for MEFDKLVHQPTRLRIFAHLYANGEASFTALTEELEITEGNLASHIERMEDADCVAVDKEFVDRKPQTTYRLTERGEELFEDHIDTLEALIDGLETDDS; via the coding sequence ATGGAATTCGACAAACTCGTCCACCAGCCGACCCGCCTTCGCATCTTCGCCCACCTCTACGCCAACGGCGAGGCGAGTTTCACGGCGCTGACCGAGGAACTCGAGATCACCGAGGGGAACCTCGCCAGCCACATCGAGCGGATGGAAGACGCCGACTGCGTCGCCGTCGACAAGGAATTCGTCGACCGCAAACCGCAGACCACCTACCGGCTCACCGAGCGCGGTGAGGAACTCTTCGAGGACCACATCGACACCCTCGAGGCGCTGATCGACGGCCTCGAGACCGACGACTCGTAG
- a CDS encoding MogA/MoaB family molybdenum cofactor biosynthesis protein yields the protein MTETDSSEERQQGATEEPAPDEERDADEQPPDEGNDIDGRSLGVGVVTIATDRSLESDGAGEALVTGLKRADHEVVTREHIGSDHDRIQSTVSRMLDRDDVDVIVTGGATSIEPSDVTIEAVEPLLEKRLAAFEDLFTSMAYETVGTRVVAARTIAGVTEGTPVFCLPGNEDAARMGLEEIILPEIHNLVSLAREDIAQDRWAVDEAALEEGEATGEGGERDIEGEREGEDLESETAVEPASEPDDGGE from the coding sequence ATGACCGAGACGGACTCGAGCGAGGAGCGACAGCAGGGGGCGACCGAAGAACCGGCGCCGGACGAGGAACGCGACGCAGACGAGCAGCCGCCCGACGAGGGTAATGACATCGACGGCCGATCGCTCGGCGTCGGGGTCGTCACGATCGCGACGGACCGCTCGCTCGAGTCTGACGGCGCCGGCGAGGCGCTCGTCACGGGCCTCAAGCGGGCCGACCACGAGGTGGTCACGCGCGAACACATCGGGAGCGATCACGACCGCATTCAGTCGACCGTTTCGCGGATGCTCGACCGCGACGACGTCGACGTCATCGTCACCGGCGGGGCGACCAGCATCGAGCCGAGCGACGTCACCATCGAAGCCGTCGAACCGCTGCTCGAGAAGCGACTGGCCGCCTTCGAGGATTTGTTCACCTCGATGGCCTACGAGACGGTCGGCACGCGCGTCGTCGCGGCGCGGACGATCGCGGGCGTTACCGAGGGAACGCCGGTGTTCTGTCTCCCCGGCAACGAGGACGCGGCGCGGATGGGACTCGAGGAGATCATCCTCCCGGAGATCCACAATCTCGTCAGCCTCGCGCGCGAGGACATCGCCCAGGACAGGTGGGCCGTCGACGAGGCCGCACTCGAGGAGGGCGAGGCGACCGGAGAAGGAGGCGAACGCGACATCGAAGGCGAACGCGAGGGCGAGGACCTCGAGAGCGAAACGGCCGTGGAACCCGCGTCCGAACCCGACGACGGAGGCGAGTGA